A part of Periophthalmus magnuspinnatus isolate fPerMag1 chromosome 14, fPerMag1.2.pri, whole genome shotgun sequence genomic DNA contains:
- the rad50 gene encoding DNA repair protein RAD50: MSKIDKMSILGVRSFGIEDKDKQVISFVGPLTVLVGPNGAGKTTIIECLKYATAGELPPGSKGGAFVHDPKDAHETDVKAQIRLLFTDVNGEKVTIQRSMSCTQKAKNYSFKSLEQVITRNKNGEKVSLSSKCGELDREMISALGVSKPVLNHVIFCHQEESNWPLSEGKALKDKFDSIFAATKYIKALETMRQQRLKQSQTVKECQVELRYLKLNKEKAQQIRETVATKEAQLMASKDSVQNIESKIDPLENRLMDIDMKLGKVMKLDNDIKALESRKKQMEDDNRDLEETMEQVFQGSDEQLQDLYQNHQKTVKEKERRLTECQRDLERAGRECQRLNRVKADMLVEQGRLQLEADRHSQNIKNRDSQVRSLSSFLELEGYDRTPFTKMQLESFHRQVSQRLEQEKQTLGKTLADLQEKEHQKQQSIDEMRDKKTGLERTVELKRDLQTKKQQELRNIKAELQRLEGSSGRLHELETELSKVERELQSTLQNSNVDELKTEVLDLQREKAELDRTQRHLDQEMETLNTHTTARTQMDMLKKDKIEKEEQVRKIKSRHSEDLVTLLGHFPNKRELEDWIYSKSKEINSTRDRLAKLNKDLASSEQNKTHIGAELRKKEQELSSGEEKFFNVCGSQELESDLSKVQDDLEKISKQRAMLAGATAVYTQFISQLTEEREPCCPVCQRTFPSESDLQDVISDMQSKLRLVPDKLKNTEQDLKRKERKKEEMMSLRPVRDSIARLQEKELPELRNRLQAVNRDLERLKEEVETQETLLGTLMSEEETAKACLPDISLMDRYLMDLKEVERKIAQQANKLQGVDLTRTIQQVSQEKQETQHKLDTTSSKIDLKRKLIQDQQDEIQRLRSSVNETRAEKLQLSSDMQRQQQLEEQCVEFTADIKALSRDITDAKDQLSPLSATLDKLQQEKQEILERKRQKQEEGQEKLNAIKERVKVVSTLEREISKYTEEGKDDYKEQKELELQETSQQLHEADKQKEKITKDIGNIRQDIDTQKVQERWLQDNLTLRKRVEELKEVEAKREALLKDIGNMHVLQLRQERRDLERKLEDLKKNRSIALGRQRGFEEEILHYRKELREDQYDKAEERYKNKMIVMRTTELVIKDLDLYYKALDQTIMKFHSMKMDEINKIIRDLWRSTYRGQDIEYVEIRSDMDENSSAGVKRRVYNYRVVMVKGDTTLDMRGRCSAGQKVLASLIIRLALAETFCLNCGILALDEPTTNLDRENIESLAHALVEIIKSRSRQRNFQLLIITHDEDFVELLGRSSYIEHFYRIRKNQYQNSEITKCSISSLSSYLH; this comes from the exons atgtcaaaaatagaCAAGATGAGCATCCTTGGGGTGCGGAGCTTTGGGATAGAGGACAAAGACAAACAAGTCATCTCTTTCGTTGGTCCTCTGACTGTGCTGGTCGGGCCCAATGGAGCGGGGAAAACG ACAATTATTGAATGTCTAAAATATGCGACCGCCGGTGAACTTCCTCCAGGATCAAAAGGAGGTGCTTTTGTCCATGATCCAAAG GATGCCCATGAGACTGACGTGAAAGCTCAGATCCGCCTTTTATTCACCGACGTCAACGGAGAGAAAGTGACCATCCAGCGCTCCATGTCCTGCACCCAGAAGGCCAAAAACTACTCATTTAAAAGTCTAGAACAGGTCATCACCCGAAATAA GAATGGAGAGAAGGTGAGCTTGTCGTCCAAATGCGGTGAACTGGATAGAGAGATGATTTCAGCACTGGGTGTGTCCAAGCCTGTGTTAAACCATGTGATCTTCTGCCATCAAGAAGAGTCCAACTGGCCCCTGAGTGAGGGCAAGGCACTGAAGGACAAGTTTGACTCCATCTTTGCAGCAACCAA GTACATTAAGGCTCTGGAAACCATGCGTCAGCAGCGTCTCAAACAGAGCCAGACGGTGAAGGAGTGCCAGGTGGAGCTGCGTTACCTGAAGCTGAACAAAGAGAAGGCTCAGCAGATCCGCGAGACTGTGGCCACCAAGGAGGCGCAGCTCATGGCCTCCAAAGACAGTGTGCAGAACATCGAGAGCAAGATCGACCCCCTGGAG AATCGCCTGATGGATATCGATATGAAGCTCGGCAAAGTGATGAAGCTGGACAATGACATTAAAGCCTTGGAAAGCAGAAAGAAGCAGATGGAGGATGACAACAGAGACTTGGAGGAGACCATGGAGCAG GTGTTCCAGGGCTCAGATGAGCAGTTGCAAGACCTGTACCAGAACCACCAAAAGACGGTGAAGGAGAAGGAGCGCAGGCTGACAGAGTGTCAGAGAGACCTGGAAAGGGCGGGACGCGAGTGTCAGAGGCTCAACCGCGTCAAAGCTGATATGCTGGTAGAGCAAG GTCGTCTCCAGCTCGAGGCCGACCGTCATTCTCAGAACATAAAAAATCGTGACTCCCAG gtgcgctctctctcctctttcctggAGCTGGAAGGATACGACCGGACCCCGTTCACTAAAATGCAGCTGGAGAGTTTTCATCGTCAGGTTTCTCAGAGACTGGAACAGGAGAAACAGACACTTGGTAAAACTCTG GCCGACCTGCAGGAGAAGGAGCACCAGAAGCAGCAGTCCATAGATGAAATGCGTGATAAAAAGACGGGTCTGGAGAGGACCGTGGAGCTGAAGAGGGACCTTCAGACCAAGAAACAGCAGGAGCTCAGGAACATCAAGGCCGAGCTGCAGAGACTGGAGGGCTCGTCCGGTCGTCTGCATGAGCTGGAGACTGAACTGTCCAAAGTC GAACGTGAGTTACAGAGCACCCTGCAGAACTCCAACGTGGACGAGTTGAAGACGGAGGTTTTGGATCTGCAGAGGGAAAAGGCGGAGCTGGACCGGACTCAGAGACACCTGGATCAGGAGATGGAGACTCTGAACACTCACACGACTGCACGCACTCAGATGGACATGCTCAAGAAGGACAAG ATTGAGAAAGAAGAGCAGGTCAGAAAAATCAAGTCTCGTCACAGTGAAGATTTGGTGACTCTGCTCGGACATTTCCCAAACAAGAGAGAGTTGGAGGACTGGATCTACAGCAAGTCCAAGGAGATCAACAGCACCAGGGACAGGCTGGCCAAGCTCAA TAAGGACTTGGCGTCCAGTGAGCAGAACAAGACCCACATCGGAGCTGAGCTGCGTAAAAAGGAGCAGGAGCTGTCCAGTGGCGAGGAGAAGTTTTTTAACGTCTGTGGGAGTCAGGAGCTGGAGTCTGACCTGAGTAAAGTGCAGGACGATCTGGAGAAGATTTCAAAACAAAGAG CCATGTTAGCTGGAGCCACGGCAGTGTACACCCAGTTCATCAGTCAGCTGACGGAGGAGCGAGAGCCGTGCTGTCCTGTGTGCCAGCGCACCTTTCCCTCCGAGTCCGACCTCCAGGATGTGATCAGCGACATGCAGTCCAAGCTCCGGCTGGTCCCCGACAAACTCAAGAACACAGAGCAGGATctgaagaggaaggagaggaagaaagaagagatgatGTCTCTCAGACCTGTCAG GGACTCCATAGCTCGTCTGCAGGAGAAGGAGCTGCCGGAGCTGAGGAACAGACTGCAGGCCGTGAACAGGGACCTCGAGAGGCTCAAGGAGGAAGTAGAGACTCAGGAGACGCTGCTCGGGACGCTCATGTCCGAAGAGGAGACGGCCAAAGCCTGTCTGCCGGACATCTCCCTCATGGACCGATACTTG ATGGACCTCAAAGAAGTTGAGAGGAAAATAGCTCAACAGGCAAATAAACTGCAGGGAGTGGACCTGACCAGGACCATTCAGCAAGTCAGTCAGGAGAAACAGGAGACGCAGCACAAACTGGACACCA CCTCCAGTAAGATCGATCTGAAGCGTAAACTGATCCAGGACCAGCAGGACGAGATCCAGAGGCTGAGGAGCTCTGTAAACGAGACCAGAGCTGAGAAGCTGCAGCTCAGCAGTGACatgcagaggcagcagcagctcGAGGAGCAGTGTGTAGAGTTCACTGCTGACATCAAGGCTCTCAGCAGAGACATCACG GACGCCAAAGACCAGCTGTCTCCTCTGTCAGCAACACTGGACAAACTGCAGCAGGAGAAACAGGAGATTTTGGAGCGTAAGAGGCAGAAACAAGAGGAGGGCCAAGAGAAG CTAAATGCCAttaaagagagagtgaaggtgGTTAGTACGTTGGAGAGGGAGATCAGCAAATACACTGAAGAGGGAAAAGATGATTACAAAGAG CAAAAAGAATTAGAGCTTCAAGAAACCAGCCAACAGCTTCATGAAGCAGacaaacagaaagagaaaatcACTAAGGACATTGGCAACATCCGACAGGACATAGACACTCAAAAG GTGCAGGAGCGCTGGCTGCAGGACAACCTCACCCTGAGAAAACGAGTTGAGGAACTGAAGGAGGTCGAGGCCAAACGAGAGGCTCTGCTCAAAGACATAGGCAACATGCACGTTCTGCAGCTCAGACA agaGCGTCGTGATCTAGAGCGAAAACTGGAGGACCTGAAGAAGAATCGCAGTATTGCTCTAGGTCGTCAGAGAGGATTTGAGGAGGAGATACTACATTATAG GAAAGAGCTGCGTGAAGACCAGTATGACAAAGCCGAAGAGCGCTACAAAAACAAGATGATTGTGATGAGGACCACTGAGCTCGTCATCAAAGACCTGGACCTGTACTACAAGGCCCTCGACCA AACAATCATGAAGTTTCACAGCATGAAGATGGACGAGATCAATAAGATCATCCGGGACCTGTGGCGCAGCACTTACAGGGGCCAAG ACATCGAGTATGTGGAGATCCGGTCTGACATGGATGAAAACTCCTCTGCTGGAGTCAAGCGCAGGGTTTACAATTATAGAGTGGTGATGGTGAAAGGAGACACAACTTTGGACATGAGGGGGCGCTGCAGTGCTGGTCAGAAG GTGCTGGCGTCGCTCATCATTCGCCTCGCTCTGGCTGAAACCTTCTGTCTGAACTGTGGAATTCTGGCCTTGGATGAACCCACCACAAACCTGGACCGAGAAAACATCGAGTCCCTGGCCCACGCCCTCGTCGA AATCATCAAGAGCCGGTCTCGTCAGCGAAACTTCCAGCTGCTGATCATCACTCACGACGAGGACTTTGTGGAGCTGTTGGGTCGTTCCAGCTACATCGAACATTTTTACAGAATCCGCAAAAACCAGTACCAAAACTCTGAGATCACCAAGTGCAGCATCTCCTCACTGTCCTCCTATCTACACTGA